The segment TTTGTTTTTAATTTATTTTTCTCAATCATTTTTGTACTCCTTAGTGATAATCTACAATCTCTAATATTTCAACTATGGTAATTTCTGAATATATCAACATACCATCATCGTTTATAGGTAAAGGATCATTCCCAGGTTTATATATAAGCCTATATGGTTGTACTAAATCACATGCAAATTGACCGTTTCTATCTCCTGTTAAAGGATGATGTTTACCTGGCAACTTCATAAGGATTTCTAAATTTTCAGCGCATTTTATATCATCTATTCTCTGCATAATTTTATCAGCCATTTTAGTTCCATATTTTTTTCTTATTTTATTTTTATCTTCTAATATCTTTCTTAACTTTTTATTATTTACATTTATATCCATATTAAGTATACCTTATTAAAACAAAAAAGTCAAAAAATTTTTAACACTATCTGTTAAAAAAATTTATGAAATTCAGTTTTCGTGCATGTAAATTGAATAGCAATGTCTTATTCAGTAAAGTCATATGAAAGGTATCTTCTTTGTTCCAACTCCATAAAATTTTGCCAAAACGCTTATAAGCATAACTTGATTGCATCGAATATTGTAAATTATATTCGTTATATCCTATACACTAATAACTACATTTCCTTCAACATCATTTTCATTGTTCCTTGTCCAAATCTATTTTTGCCAAATTTTCAAGAATAAGTTTATTAAGCCTTTCCTCCTCTTTCAATTGCACTATAAACTCAGCTTTTAGCTGGGTAAATCGTTCTTCAAAATCAAAATCATCCTCTTCATCAGGAAGCCCAACATACCTACCGGGAGTTAAGACATAATCTAAATTTTTTACCTCCTCTAAAGATGCAGACTTGCAAAAACCTGCCACATCCTGATAATTTCCATCGCTACCTTTTTGCCATTCGTGGTAAGTATCTGCAATCTTTCGTATGTCTTCAGGTCTTAAAACCCTTGTTCTTCTGTTTATAAGTTCTCCCATATCGCGGGCATCTATAAAAAGAATCTGACCTTTTCTCTTCTTATTTCTATTGATAAACCACAAACAAGCAGGGATTCCAGTATTTAAAAACAATTTGGCAGGCAAATTTACTATACATTCTACTAAATCAGCCTCTATCAAGTTTTTTCTAATCTCATACTCTTCTTTTGTTTTCGAAGTTAAAGAACCTTTGGCAAGAACAAACCCCGCCTTACCTTTGATGTTTAAATGATGAACAAAGTGCTGAATCCATGCATAGTTCGCATTTCCTGTTGGTGGTATGCCATATTTCCATCGGACATCTTTTCGGAGCAACTCACCGCTCCAATCGCTATCGTTAAAAGGCGGATTGGCAATAACAAAATCGGCTTTTAAGTCTTTGTGAGCATCGTTCAAAAACGAACCTTCAGGATTCCACTTCACTTGCGATGCATCAATCCCTCTAATGGCAAGGTTCATTTTGCAAAGTCGCCAGGTTGTCTGGTTGCTTTCCTGACCATAGATGGAAATATCATTAATTCTTCCCTGATGCTCTTGTACAAATTTTTCAGATTGAACAAACATACCCCCAGAGCCACAGCAAGGGTCAAAAACTCTGCCTCTATAAGGTTCAAGCATTTCTACCAAAAGTTCAACAACGCTTCTCGGTGTGTAGAATTGCCCGCCCTTTTTCCCTTCTGCCAAAGCAAACTGACCTAAAAAATACTCAAACACATGCCCTAATATATCAGCGCTTCTTTCCTTGGCTTGGTCAAAAGCAATGTTGCTAAAAAGATCGATTAGCCCGCCAAGGCTAATGGGGTCAATATTCCCTCTTGCGTAAACCTTCGGCAGCACTCCTTTTAGCGATGGATTTTCTTTTTCGATTAACTCCATCGATTCATCAAGTATTTTCCCTATTCCCGGTTTTTTGGCATTTTCTTTTAGATGTTGCCATCTCGCATTGGTTGGAACATAAAAGACATTTTCGGCTCTGTACTCATCTATATCTTCCGGGTCGGCACCGGCATAGTCCCCTTCACCTTTTTTCAACTTCTCGTATAAGTTTTCAAAGGCATCCGAAATATAGCGAAGGAAAACAAGTCCCAGCACTACATGTTTATATTCCGCCGCATCGATATTTTTTCTCAATTTATCTGCGGCTTTCCAGAGTTGTTGTTCAAATGATTCTGTTGTATTATTATTCTTTTTTGCCATAATCAAAACTCCATAAAAATATCTTTAATTTTAGGATAGTAATTCAATTTTATACACATCAACCATTTTGTCAGTTTTTTGCCTGGTTTTTTCTTTCGGTTTTATTTTGTTGACCTTTTCATAAATATCATTCACAATTACCATCATTTTATATAACAATATGCGGATAAAGGAAATTATCGAAAGCAAATTTGGAAAAATATTGAATTTCCCTCTTATCCGCTTTTAGCCGAAGTAATGGTTTTAATCTCAATAACACATAAACGATTTTCTAACAATGTGAACAACTATACAGTGTTTGCTTGATATTGCATTAAATGATACACTAAACACATAAAGCATTAATAAGGTGCTATCTATGCCCCCGATACATACAACAACTTTTTCTTTAGAAATTAAAATATAATTATGAAATATCAAACGATAAAAAATCAATATAAAAGGCAAGAACAAGTTTGTCAATAGAGTAAAACCGTATTTAGCATATTCAGAGAAAGAATAAAGAATATAATAGATAAAAAACCTACCGCTTAAATCCCTTACCTATGCCCTATCCGTGAATAACTAAATTAAATTATCATTGATAGGCTCAATGGCGTAAAATTGAGGTTTATGGATTATTTTATAGTAGCGAATGAAATTTGGAGAGGTTGCGAAGTTTCTTCCTCTTTGAATACAATCTAATATGTTTTTCTTTTAATTACAACAAAAAACACAGATGAATTTGTAAGAGTTTCCGGTGTCTTCTCATTTGCTAACATCTCAAATAAAGTGGGAACTGTCCTATTCCCTCCTGAAAAAAGTTTTAAAGGTAGTCTCTTCTCGTTGTATTCCTGAAGGGAAGATTGGGTATGTCCGTGTGGTTGTTGATACTCCTTGCAATCTTCTGGATGAGTTGTCTTCTATTCAAGGGGTAGGGCGGTATTATTGGGCTTCAAGAGATGAACCCTGGGAAATGGCAGGTTGGGGTGAAGCAGATGTTATCGTAGCCGATGAAGAAATTTATGATTTTTCATACGCTTCCGTTATTGAAAAAATTTTAGACCGATTATCTTACGATTACTCTACAGTTCGATATTATGGAGGATTTAAGTTTCTCCCTCTGGACAATCGTGGAAAACGATGGAAATCGTTTCGTGCCTTTCGCTTTGTTGTCCCGCGAGTTGAATTACTGCGAACAGATACAGAAACGCATCTTATAGCCCATGTTATGGGAGGAGATATAGACGGCGGAATGAAACAAATCGCCGCTATACTCGATAATCTTGATTTATGGATTCGAGGAGGTGTTCCCGAAGAAAAGGAACAGGAACCTATTCATTTCCATCACCGATTGGACTGTCCATCAAAAATGGAATGGGTAGAACTTATACAACGCACTTTATCGGAAATAGGTGCCGGTGTATTTGATAAAGTAGTTTTAGCGAGAGAAACTACTTTTGAAGCCAATCGTAGGATTGACCCAGTTCTTCTTTTGAAGTCCATGGCTGAAAAATACAAGCATTGTTACCGCTTTTGCTTTAATCCTATACCGGAAAGAGGTTTCATTGGACTATCCCCGGAACGCCTTTATAAAAGATTAAGCACATACATTGAAACAGAGGCATTGGCTGGAACCGTCGCACGAGGTAAAGAAACAAAGGAAGATGAATACTTAAAATCTTCATTAATGAACAATATCAAAGAACGCAGAGAACATGAAATCGTTGTGGATATGTTAAAGACAAACATGGAACGATTGTGCTCCACTTATGAATATGATGAACATCCTAAAATAATTTCTTTGCCCACTGTGCATCATCTCTACACCCATTTTAAGGGGATACTGCATCCTGCCGTGGAGGATGAAGAAATTCTGGAACAATTACACCCTACACCGGCTATCGGTGGCTATCCGCGCGGTTCTGCGTTAGAATGGATTAAACGGGAAGAGCCATTAGACCGAGGCGTTTATTCAGGACCGGTTGGTTGGATTTCGTTCAGTTCGGCAGAATTTTGTGTGGGAATTCGCTCTGCACTATTGCAAGGGGATAAAATATCTTTATATTCCGGAGCGGGAATTGTTAAGGGTTCTCAACCCGAAGCGGAATGGAATGAACTGGAATATAAAATTATGGGTTATTTAAATGTATTAACCCAAAGTAATCCCTATAAGCAGGACATCGGAGGAGAAAAATGACTTCTATCATCCCATCACCCAATATGAACCATTTATGGGCAAGATTATTGGTTGAAGAACTATATCGAAACGGTGTACATGGTTTCTGCATTTCCCCAGGGTCTCGTTCTACTCCTTTGGCTCTGGCTGTTTCCCGTCAAAAGGAGATTGTTCATCATATTCATGTAGATGAACGCGGTATGGGCTTTTATGCATTAAATTGGGCAAAAGCCGTAGGAAAGCCCATTGCTCTAATCTGCACATCCGGGACAGCCGTGGCCAATTATTTTCCACCTGTAGTTGAAGCATCTTTGTCGCGAGTACCTTTAATTATACTTACTGCAGACCGTCCTCCCGAACTTTTGCAATGTGGAGCCAATCAGGCTATTGAACAATCCGATATTTTTGGTAATTATGTCCGCTGGTCGTTTACTCTGCCCTGTCCGGATTCCGCCATTACTCCCACCGTTATATTAACGACCGCCGGACATGCTGTCTATCAGGCTTGTCGGGCTCCTGCAGGACCTGTGCATATTAATTGTATGTTTCGCGAACCTTTAGAACCCATCGAAATAGAAGGGGATATTCCTGAAGATTATACACAACCTATTGATAACTGGTTGTCTAATAAAAAACCTTTTACACGCTGGAATTTACCCGAACACAGACTTACGACAGAACAGGAAATCTTTGTCCTTGATAAAATAGAAACGGTTCGAGAAGGACTTCTTGTAATAGGCGAGTTACGCAAAGAACAGGAAATCAAATCTGCTTACAATCTTGCTCAATCCTTGCACTGGCCTGTGTTTCCAGATGTCACTTCTGGCTTACGGTTAGGCAACAAAACAGATTTTTCAGTCCCTTATTATGACCAGATGCTCCTTCTTCCTGAATTTTCTGAAAAGTTCAATCCGAAGTTTATACTCCATATTGGTGGCACTATTACTTCCAAACGGCTTCTTGAATTTCTGGAAAAGAGACGACCTGATTATATGCTGGTAACCGACCACCCCCTACGAACGGACCCCATACATCGGGTTACCTATCGCTTTGAAACAGATTTAAGTTCTTTCTCCTCATGGTTATCTCCTGCTATGCGACGACGGGATGTTTATCCCTGGGGATTAGAGACGGTAGAATGGTCTCAAAAATTAGAGCAGGTTATAGACACATGGGCGGAAAAACAGGAAGAACTTAATGAAATTACAGTAGCTCGATATATATCCCAATGGAAACCTGCAGAATCGGATTTATTTTTGGGGAATAGCATGCCTATTCGTGATGCGGATATGTATGGTTCCATTAACGGCACAGGGGGATTGGTCTTTGCCAACCGTGGAGCCAGTGGAATAGATGGCACAATCGCAAGTTCCGCAGGTTTCTCCTTTGCCCGCAAGCGAATGGTTACCGCTGTTATCGGGGATTTATCCGCTCTTCATGACCTCAATTCTATATCCTTACTATCCAGCGAGGGTGTAAAGGTAATATTAATTATTATCAACAACGATGGCGGTGGAATTTTTTCTTTCCTGCCTATTTCTGCATATCCCGAAACATTTGAAAGATACTTTGGTGTGCCTCACGGCTATAATTTCGGAAATGTTGCCAAAATGTTTGGTATTGACTATTCTATCGTTCAAACGCCTAACGAACTGAAAAAGACCTACCAAAATACTCTTAAAAAAGGTGTTTCGAAAATTATCGAAGTTTCAACCAATCGCCCTGAAAACTTAAAACTCCACAAAGAATTACAAAACCAGATTAGAAAAGAACTCATAAAACTCATTCAGAAAAACCCCTGAATACCTTCATTTCAATTATTCCCCATTACAGATGTGCGGATGAAAAAATACCATCCCCATCATTCATCTTTGCCTTTTTAGTTTTGCAACTCCAATGGAAATCATTTAAAATCTATGAAACTACAATTTCTCCAAAAGAAACTTATTTATTGAAAGGAAAACAAAATGATAACAAGTGATGATTTATCTCGTAGAAGATTTTTATATGCCAGCGGTTCCTTTGTCTTAGGTTCTACCTTACTTCAGAAAGGGCTTCTGGCACAATCGGGAAACAATACCTATCCCCGTTTAAAAAAAGCCGTTCAGTGGAACAATCTCCCGAAAAATTTATCCGAATTAGACCGTTGCAAATTAGCCAAAGATGTAGGTTTTGATGGTATTGAGATACCTCCCTTTACAGATGATAATGAAGCCAATAAAGTTTTGGAATCGGCACAAAAAAATCAATTGGAAATTCATTCCATCATTTACGGCGGTTGGGACAAACCTCTATCCCATCCCAGTCCTTCTGTTGTAGAGGAAGGGAAGCAACGGATTAGCAATGCATTAGAATTAGCAAAACGCGTTGGAGCCAGCACTGTATTATTAGTCCCTGCAGTTGTTAATGAACAGGTTCGCTATCAAGAAGCATGGGAACGCTCCCAACAACATATTCGCGAATTAATTCCTGTGGCAGAAAAAAATCAGGTTATTATCGCTGTGGAAAATGTCTGGAACAAATTCCTTTTAAGTCCCTTGGAATTTCGTCAATACATTGATGAAATAAACAGTCCTTTTGTCCGTGCGTATTTCGATATGGCAAATGTCGTTATATTCGGTTATCCGCAAGATTGGATACGAACCTTAGGCAATCGCATTGTAAAACTCCACATAAAAGACTTTAAACGAAATGGCTATCAATGGTGCAATTTGCCCTATGAAGGGGATATAGATTTTGCAGAAGTGCGATTAGCCTTAAACGAAGTCGGCTATACGGGTTGGGTTACAGAAGAATTTCCTGCCGGTGATGAAAATTACTTGAAAGAACTTTCCCGACGGATAGATTTATTTATTCAGGGAGCCAAGAAAGCATAGCTTGAATTGGTTTGTTAAAAAGGGTTTCTTGTCT is part of the Candidatus Hydrogenedens sp. genome and harbors:
- a CDS encoding isochorismate synthase → MSSHLLTSQIKWELSYSLLKKVLKVVSSRCIPEGKIGYVRVVVDTPCNLLDELSSIQGVGRYYWASRDEPWEMAGWGEADVIVADEEIYDFSYASVIEKILDRLSYDYSTVRYYGGFKFLPLDNRGKRWKSFRAFRFVVPRVELLRTDTETHLIAHVMGGDIDGGMKQIAAILDNLDLWIRGGVPEEKEQEPIHFHHRLDCPSKMEWVELIQRTLSEIGAGVFDKVVLARETTFEANRRIDPVLLLKSMAEKYKHCYRFCFNPIPERGFIGLSPERLYKRLSTYIETEALAGTVARGKETKEDEYLKSSLMNNIKERREHEIVVDMLKTNMERLCSTYEYDEHPKIISLPTVHHLYTHFKGILHPAVEDEEILEQLHPTPAIGGYPRGSALEWIKREEPLDRGVYSGPVGWISFSSAEFCVGIRSALLQGDKISLYSGAGIVKGSQPEAEWNELEYKIMGYLNVLTQSNPYKQDIGGEK
- a CDS encoding killer suppression protein HigA → MDINVNNKKLRKILEDKNKIRKKYGTKMADKIMQRIDDIKCAENLEILMKLPGKHHPLTGDRNGQFACDLVQPYRLIYKPGNDPLPINDDGMLIYSEITIVEILEIVDYH
- a CDS encoding class I SAM-dependent DNA methyltransferase, with amino-acid sequence MAKKNNNTTESFEQQLWKAADKLRKNIDAAEYKHVVLGLVFLRYISDAFENLYEKLKKGEGDYAGADPEDIDEYRAENVFYVPTNARWQHLKENAKKPGIGKILDESMELIEKENPSLKGVLPKVYARGNIDPISLGGLIDLFSNIAFDQAKERSADILGHVFEYFLGQFALAEGKKGGQFYTPRSVVELLVEMLEPYRGRVFDPCCGSGGMFVQSEKFVQEHQGRINDISIYGQESNQTTWRLCKMNLAIRGIDASQVKWNPEGSFLNDAHKDLKADFVIANPPFNDSDWSGELLRKDVRWKYGIPPTGNANYAWIQHFVHHLNIKGKAGFVLAKGSLTSKTKEEYEIRKNLIEADLVECIVNLPAKLFLNTGIPACLWFINRNKKRKGQILFIDARDMGELINRRTRVLRPEDIRKIADTYHEWQKGSDGNYQDVAGFCKSASLEEVKNLDYVLTPGRYVGLPDEEDDFDFEERFTQLKAEFIVQLKEEERLNKLILENLAKIDLDKEQ
- a CDS encoding sugar phosphate isomerase/epimerase family protein — encoded protein: MITSDDLSRRRFLYASGSFVLGSTLLQKGLLAQSGNNTYPRLKKAVQWNNLPKNLSELDRCKLAKDVGFDGIEIPPFTDDNEANKVLESAQKNQLEIHSIIYGGWDKPLSHPSPSVVEEGKQRISNALELAKRVGASTVLLVPAVVNEQVRYQEAWERSQQHIRELIPVAEKNQVIIAVENVWNKFLLSPLEFRQYIDEINSPFVRAYFDMANVVIFGYPQDWIRTLGNRIVKLHIKDFKRNGYQWCNLPYEGDIDFAEVRLALNEVGYTGWVTEEFPAGDENYLKELSRRIDLFIQGAKKA
- the menD gene encoding 2-succinyl-5-enolpyruvyl-6-hydroxy-3-cyclohexene-1-carboxylic-acid synthase, with the protein product MTSIIPSPNMNHLWARLLVEELYRNGVHGFCISPGSRSTPLALAVSRQKEIVHHIHVDERGMGFYALNWAKAVGKPIALICTSGTAVANYFPPVVEASLSRVPLIILTADRPPELLQCGANQAIEQSDIFGNYVRWSFTLPCPDSAITPTVILTTAGHAVYQACRAPAGPVHINCMFREPLEPIEIEGDIPEDYTQPIDNWLSNKKPFTRWNLPEHRLTTEQEIFVLDKIETVREGLLVIGELRKEQEIKSAYNLAQSLHWPVFPDVTSGLRLGNKTDFSVPYYDQMLLLPEFSEKFNPKFILHIGGTITSKRLLEFLEKRRPDYMLVTDHPLRTDPIHRVTYRFETDLSSFSSWLSPAMRRRDVYPWGLETVEWSQKLEQVIDTWAEKQEELNEITVARYISQWKPAESDLFLGNSMPIRDADMYGSINGTGGLVFANRGASGIDGTIASSAGFSFARKRMVTAVIGDLSALHDLNSISLLSSEGVKVILIIINNDGGGIFSFLPISAYPETFERYFGVPHGYNFGNVAKMFGIDYSIVQTPNELKKTYQNTLKKGVSKIIEVSTNRPENLKLHKELQNQIRKELIKLIQKNP